In Nitrospira sp., one DNA window encodes the following:
- the ribD gene encoding bifunctional diaminohydroxyphosphoribosylaminopyrimidine deaminase/5-amino-6-(5-phosphoribosylamino)uracil reductase RibD — protein MTSSQRDLYFMTLALRLAAKGQGTTSPNPMVGALVVRQGRIIGEGFHLRPGTPHAEILALQKTDKGARGATLYVTLEPCCHLKKRTPPCVPEIIRSGVRRVVVAMPDPNPSVKGRGAAALRQAGLAITIGVARSEAEALNKFYCHWMKTSRPYVILKAGMTLDGKVATATGESRWITGTSSRREVHQLRRAVDAILIGVGTVLVDDPSLTARTGPRLDKLALRQPLRIVVDSRLRTPFNAQILAQQDKAKTIVATTAAAPTTRRSVLQKQGIEILTLPALQGRVSLPALLKQLGRRGILSLLVEGGSEINAAMMKAKLIDHIRLYMAPLLLGGQNAKGVIGGASPARLAGAIKLRRIVTRSVGNDFVVEGDL, from the coding sequence GTGACCAGCAGTCAACGAGATCTCTACTTCATGACCCTGGCCCTTCGCCTGGCGGCGAAGGGCCAGGGAACGACAAGCCCGAATCCGATGGTCGGAGCCTTGGTGGTTCGTCAAGGCAGAATCATCGGGGAGGGTTTTCATCTCCGACCAGGGACTCCTCACGCAGAAATTCTGGCGCTGCAAAAGACAGACAAGGGTGCTCGAGGCGCGACCCTCTATGTGACGCTTGAGCCCTGTTGTCATCTGAAGAAACGGACTCCTCCCTGTGTCCCCGAGATCATTCGTTCAGGTGTTCGTCGTGTCGTGGTCGCGATGCCCGATCCGAATCCATCAGTAAAGGGAAGAGGAGCCGCAGCACTTCGGCAGGCCGGACTCGCAATCACGATCGGCGTGGCTCGGTCTGAGGCGGAAGCACTGAACAAGTTCTATTGCCATTGGATGAAAACAAGCCGTCCCTATGTGATACTCAAGGCTGGCATGACGCTTGATGGAAAGGTCGCTACGGCAACGGGGGAGTCGCGATGGATTACGGGTACGTCCTCTCGTCGGGAGGTGCATCAACTTCGTCGTGCTGTCGATGCAATCTTGATCGGAGTAGGCACCGTTCTGGTTGATGATCCCTCACTAACAGCGAGAACGGGACCGCGACTGGATAAATTAGCTCTACGGCAGCCCCTTCGCATCGTGGTCGATAGCCGGCTGCGCACCCCGTTCAATGCACAGATCCTGGCGCAACAGGATAAGGCTAAAACGATTGTCGCGACAACTGCTGCAGCTCCAACAACTCGACGATCGGTCCTGCAAAAACAGGGTATAGAGATCCTTACGTTGCCCGCTCTGCAAGGTCGTGTTTCGCTGCCCGCTCTGCTCAAGCAGCTCGGTCGGCGCGGCATCCTGTCCCTGCTCGTGGAGGGAGGAAGCGAGATCAATGCGGCGATGATGAAGGCAAAGTTGATCGATCACATTCGGCTCTACATGGCGCCACTACTTCTTGGTGGCCAGAATGCCAAGGGTGTGATCGGGGGAGCAAGTCCGGCTCGGCTCGCTGGAGCGATCAAGTTACGCCGTATCGTGACACGATCCGTCGGCAATGATTTTGTGGTGGAAGGCGATCTGTGA
- the glyS gene encoding glycine--tRNA ligase subunit beta: protein MKRTLVKKPRQKPRSLKSTAEFLFEIGMEELPFEFVAPALTALRESADRMFQDARLSFKSVNTYGTPRRLVLVVDDLLAHQTAVVKETMGPSRMVAFDQTGQPTRAAMGFATGQGVAVESLELRETPKGEYLFAVKHDAGRETATLLTELLPHLVAKISFPKAMKWNETGLRFARPVRWIVALFGGSVVPVEIAGIRAGNRTFGHRVMGGGKPIIVRDFKTYSRELERRGVMVDPERRRAKIQTHIDGLCAEAGVALNADDALLDQAVYTTEWPCALLGNFKPEYLAVPPEVLMTSMKHHQGFFSVRDKQSGKLAPHFITIADNEPQNMSLIRTGNERVLAARLADAKFFFDEDRKVKLEERGKKLAGVTFHQKLGTMAHKAERVCKLARLIAGSLALPQDSIEACARAAQLCKADLLSGIVGEFPELQGIMGGYYAEHDGEKREVCDAIRDQYVPRGMDGALPETTEGLVLGLADRLDTIVAFFQAGIIPKGSEDPFALRRHALSVVRIVIEGTIKLDLRRMLTSVRQGLETDVKPAASSVEDPFGFIIERFRFYMKTTKNLRDDVMHAVTGSVTNECDLIDLARRMEVLQTTASLPEFDPLIVGFNRANNILRKEGVRRSEPTAVDSSLFKDDAERELHTRLQSMEERYDRLIEQRQYKDALDCLVQLKPSIDRFFESVMVNVEDSALRHNRLSLLRHVADGFFGRFADFSQIVVQVR from the coding sequence ATGAAACGCACGCTCGTGAAGAAACCTCGGCAAAAACCCCGCAGTCTCAAATCGACCGCCGAGTTCTTGTTCGAGATCGGCATGGAGGAGCTGCCGTTTGAATTTGTCGCGCCGGCCCTCACGGCCCTTCGAGAATCAGCCGACCGTATGTTTCAGGATGCGCGATTGTCGTTCAAGTCCGTCAACACCTATGGGACACCACGACGGCTCGTCTTGGTCGTGGACGATTTGCTTGCCCATCAAACTGCGGTTGTCAAGGAAACGATGGGGCCATCGAGAATGGTGGCATTCGACCAGACCGGTCAACCCACTAGAGCAGCGATGGGGTTCGCAACGGGCCAGGGCGTTGCAGTGGAAAGTTTGGAGCTTCGCGAAACCCCGAAGGGCGAGTATCTTTTCGCGGTCAAGCACGATGCGGGGCGGGAGACCGCAACCCTTCTTACGGAACTACTGCCTCACCTTGTCGCAAAGATTTCTTTTCCCAAGGCCATGAAGTGGAACGAAACGGGCCTACGTTTTGCCAGGCCCGTACGGTGGATCGTTGCGCTCTTCGGGGGAAGTGTCGTGCCGGTGGAGATAGCCGGCATCCGGGCAGGCAATCGCACGTTCGGTCACCGCGTGATGGGCGGCGGAAAACCTATCATCGTGAGGGATTTCAAGACCTATAGCCGTGAACTCGAACGGCGAGGGGTGATGGTTGATCCTGAGCGACGCCGAGCCAAGATTCAGACACACATCGACGGTCTTTGTGCCGAAGCGGGCGTTGCTTTGAATGCAGATGATGCCCTGCTCGATCAAGCGGTGTACACCACGGAGTGGCCTTGTGCCCTCCTAGGCAACTTCAAACCGGAGTATTTGGCGGTTCCACCGGAAGTCCTGATGACGTCGATGAAGCACCATCAAGGATTCTTTTCGGTCAGGGACAAGCAGTCCGGCAAGCTGGCGCCTCATTTCATCACAATCGCCGACAATGAACCTCAAAATATGTCGCTGATTCGGACGGGGAACGAACGGGTGCTGGCAGCGAGATTGGCCGACGCGAAGTTCTTTTTTGACGAGGACCGTAAGGTGAAGTTGGAGGAACGGGGGAAGAAACTCGCCGGCGTCACGTTCCATCAGAAGCTCGGCACGATGGCTCACAAGGCGGAACGAGTCTGCAAGCTTGCTCGTCTCATTGCCGGCTCGCTGGCGCTTCCACAGGATTCTATCGAGGCCTGTGCGAGAGCAGCCCAACTCTGTAAAGCGGATCTGCTGTCCGGCATTGTGGGGGAATTTCCGGAGCTTCAAGGCATCATGGGAGGATATTACGCGGAGCACGATGGAGAGAAGCGCGAGGTTTGCGACGCCATCCGGGATCAGTATGTTCCGCGGGGGATGGACGGGGCCTTGCCGGAAACGACCGAAGGGCTCGTGCTGGGACTAGCCGACAGGCTCGATACGATCGTGGCTTTTTTTCAGGCCGGCATCATCCCAAAGGGGTCAGAGGATCCGTTTGCCTTGAGGCGGCATGCTTTGTCGGTCGTGCGAATCGTGATTGAAGGCACCATCAAATTAGACCTGCGTCGGATGCTCACGAGCGTCAGGCAGGGCCTGGAGACTGATGTCAAACCGGCAGCGTCGAGCGTAGAGGATCCGTTTGGATTCATCATTGAGCGGTTTCGGTTCTACATGAAAACGACGAAGAACCTGCGGGATGATGTGATGCACGCTGTCACGGGGTCCGTCACGAACGAATGCGATTTGATCGATCTTGCTCGCCGAATGGAGGTCCTACAGACCACCGCTTCCCTTCCGGAATTTGACCCCTTGATCGTCGGGTTCAATCGAGCGAACAATATCTTAAGGAAAGAGGGAGTGAGGAGGTCGGAGCCGACCGCGGTGGACTCATCGTTGTTCAAAGATGACGCGGAGCGCGAACTCCATACGCGATTGCAATCAATGGAAGAAAGGTACGACAGGCTGATCGAGCAGCGTCAGTATAAGGACGCGCTTGATTGTTTAGTTCAGTTGAAGCCGTCCATCGATCGGTTTTTTGAGTCGGTGATGGTCAATGTCGAGGATTCTGCCTTGCGTCATAATCGGCTTTCGTTGCTGAGACATGTGGCGGATGGTTTCTTCGGGAGGTTCGCAGATTTTTCACAGATTGTGGTACAAGTACGGTAG
- the ppdK gene encoding pyruvate, phosphate dikinase, with protein MAKKYVYYFGDGKAEGTSNMKELLGGKGAGLAEMTNLGISVPPGFTITTEACIEYYKQGKKYPSGMWEATLAALKRVERSMGMGFGDPEKPLLVSVRSGARASMPGMMDTVLNVGLTLKTVEGLAAKTKNERFAQDSYRRFVTMFGSIVMGVPREHFEAILNHKKEEMGVAHETQLDGRALRDLVGRFKSLVKEETGKDFPDDPNEQLRMAINAVFSSWNGARAITYRRLNGIPDHWGTAVNVVAMVFGNMGDTSGTGVAFTRDPNTGEHKFFGECLMNAQGEDVVAGIRTPLPVSALAKNVPAAYKDLEHTYKKLEKHYRDMLDLEFTIQEGKLYMLQTRVGKRTGISAVRIAVEMVKAGLITKREAVQRVSPDQLAQYLYPIFDSTVESSQTPLGKGLPAGPGAAAGKIALTPDRAVEMKAAGQRVVLVREETSPDDIHGMNAATGFLTARGGMTSHAAVVARQMGKVCVAGCDAVQVIDAQSVRIGSKVFREGDYISVNGSTGNVYDGDVPVVESEIIQVVQGKLDAKQSPKYQLFATLLSWADSVRRLRVRANADVPDQARIARGFGAEGIGLCRTEHMFFAEDRIPIMQKMILARTKEEREKYLEQLLPLQKQDFVGLYREMQGYPVTIRLLDPPLHEFLPKREELMVEIAQLELTENDEANLEEKRRLLARVEELHEFNPMLGLRGCRLGITMPEITRMQARAIMEAACELAKEGKKIVPEIMIPLVGMVSEMKSQKDLVKEVAQETMKRYGVKLSYLVGTMIELPRAAVTADRVAQEAEFFSFGTNDLTQTTFGFSRDDAAKFIDFYKTEKIMDSDPFAVLDREGVGLLMKQAIEGGRKTRSELKLGICGEHGGDPSSVEFCHQLGLDYVSCSPFRVAIARLAAAQAAIAESSAKPAGKKARTERKPSTSRRKRR; from the coding sequence GTGGCAAAGAAATATGTCTACTATTTCGGCGACGGCAAAGCCGAGGGCACGTCGAACATGAAGGAACTGCTCGGCGGAAAGGGCGCGGGATTGGCCGAGATGACCAATTTGGGTATCTCAGTCCCGCCGGGCTTCACGATCACCACCGAAGCCTGCATCGAATACTACAAACAGGGCAAGAAATATCCATCCGGGATGTGGGAGGCGACGTTAGCTGCGCTGAAGCGCGTGGAGCGGTCGATGGGGATGGGGTTCGGCGATCCTGAGAAGCCGTTGCTGGTGTCCGTGCGATCCGGCGCCCGCGCATCGATGCCCGGCATGATGGACACGGTACTGAATGTGGGCCTCACGCTGAAGACGGTCGAGGGGCTTGCCGCCAAGACGAAGAATGAGCGGTTCGCCCAGGATAGCTATCGCCGTTTCGTCACGATGTTCGGCAGCATCGTCATGGGGGTGCCTCGCGAACACTTTGAAGCCATTCTGAACCACAAGAAAGAAGAAATGGGGGTGGCCCACGAGACACAATTGGATGGGCGGGCCTTGCGAGACCTTGTCGGACGATTCAAGTCGTTAGTGAAGGAGGAAACGGGGAAGGATTTTCCGGACGATCCAAATGAGCAGCTGCGGATGGCGATCAACGCGGTGTTCTCGTCGTGGAACGGCGCGCGCGCCATTACCTATCGGCGGCTGAACGGCATTCCGGACCATTGGGGCACCGCCGTCAACGTGGTGGCGATGGTGTTCGGCAACATGGGCGACACCAGCGGGACCGGCGTGGCGTTCACCCGCGATCCGAATACCGGCGAGCATAAATTCTTCGGCGAATGTCTGATGAATGCGCAGGGTGAAGACGTCGTGGCCGGCATCAGAACGCCTCTGCCGGTCAGCGCACTCGCCAAGAACGTTCCGGCTGCCTACAAGGATCTTGAACACACGTATAAGAAGCTTGAAAAACATTACCGAGACATGCTCGACCTGGAATTTACGATTCAGGAGGGCAAGCTCTACATGCTGCAAACCCGCGTCGGGAAACGGACCGGCATATCGGCGGTCCGTATCGCCGTCGAAATGGTGAAAGCAGGACTGATCACGAAGCGCGAAGCGGTGCAGCGCGTCAGCCCCGATCAGCTGGCACAGTATCTCTATCCCATCTTCGACTCAACGGTGGAATCCAGCCAGACTCCGCTGGGCAAAGGGTTGCCGGCCGGTCCCGGTGCGGCAGCAGGCAAAATCGCGTTGACGCCGGACCGCGCGGTCGAGATGAAAGCAGCAGGTCAACGTGTCGTGCTGGTCCGCGAGGAAACCAGCCCGGATGATATTCACGGCATGAACGCGGCGACCGGATTTTTGACCGCACGCGGCGGGATGACGTCGCATGCGGCGGTGGTCGCCCGGCAGATGGGCAAAGTCTGCGTGGCCGGCTGCGACGCGGTGCAAGTGATCGACGCTCAATCGGTGCGGATCGGCTCGAAGGTGTTTCGCGAAGGGGACTATATCTCCGTCAACGGGTCGACGGGGAACGTCTACGACGGCGATGTGCCGGTGGTGGAGTCGGAAATCATTCAAGTGGTGCAAGGGAAGCTGGATGCCAAGCAGTCGCCGAAGTATCAGCTGTTCGCGACGTTACTCTCGTGGGCGGACAGCGTACGCCGGTTGCGTGTCCGGGCCAACGCCGACGTGCCGGACCAGGCTAGAATTGCGAGAGGATTCGGAGCGGAAGGTATCGGTCTCTGTCGGACCGAACACATGTTCTTCGCCGAAGATCGTATTCCGATCATGCAGAAGATGATTCTGGCGCGGACGAAGGAAGAACGCGAGAAGTACTTGGAGCAACTTCTGCCGCTGCAGAAACAAGATTTTGTCGGGCTCTATCGGGAGATGCAGGGATATCCGGTCACGATTCGTCTGCTTGATCCGCCGCTCCACGAGTTTTTGCCCAAGCGCGAAGAATTGATGGTGGAGATTGCGCAGCTGGAATTGACCGAGAATGACGAGGCCAATCTCGAGGAGAAGCGCCGTTTGCTGGCCCGAGTGGAAGAACTTCATGAATTCAACCCCATGCTGGGTCTTCGTGGCTGTCGGTTGGGCATCACGATGCCGGAAATCACCCGAATGCAGGCGAGGGCGATCATGGAGGCGGCCTGCGAATTGGCGAAGGAAGGCAAGAAGATCGTGCCGGAGATTATGATCCCGCTCGTCGGCATGGTCTCCGAAATGAAGTCGCAGAAAGATCTCGTGAAAGAAGTCGCCCAGGAGACGATGAAGCGGTATGGCGTCAAGTTGAGTTACCTGGTCGGCACGATGATCGAGTTGCCGCGCGCGGCGGTGACGGCCGATCGGGTTGCGCAGGAGGCGGAGTTCTTCTCGTTCGGGACCAACGACCTGACTCAGACGACGTTCGGCTTTTCACGCGACGATGCGGCCAAGTTCATCGATTTCTATAAGACCGAGAAGATCATGGACTCGGATCCCTTTGCCGTGCTCGACCGCGAAGGCGTCGGTTTACTGATGAAACAGGCGATCGAAGGCGGGCGCAAGACAAGGTCTGAGCTCAAGCTCGGCATTTGCGGCGAACATGGCGGCGATCCCAGCTCCGTCGAGTTCTGTCATCAATTGGGATTGGATTACGTCAGCTGTTCCCCCTTCCGCGTGGCGATCGCGAGGTTGGCGGCGGCGCAGGCAGCCATCGCGGAATCGAGTGCGAAACCGGCGGGGAAAAAGGCTCGGACGGAACGCAAGCCGTCGACCTCACGCCGCAAGAGACGGTGA
- a CDS encoding glycine--tRNA ligase subunit alpha, which produces MNFQDLILALHRFWADQGCVVHQPYDVEMGAGTFHPATFLRSLGPEPWRAAYAQPCRRPTDGRYGENPNRLQHYYQYQVVLKPAPDNIQELYLESLSRLGINPKEHDIRFIQDDWESPTLGAWGLGWEVRLDGMEITQFTYFQEIGGIELAPITGEITYGTERIAMYLQAVDNVFDLVWTDSIKYGDIHHETEVQGSRYNFEEADVSMLMQAFQANEAECKRLLAQADKRLTLPAYDYCIKSSHAFNLLDARGAISVAERTGYIARVRALARQCAERYIEERASMGHPLMRMQVTHR; this is translated from the coding sequence GTGAATTTTCAAGACCTTATTCTCGCCCTCCATCGTTTCTGGGCCGATCAAGGCTGTGTCGTTCATCAACCCTATGACGTGGAAATGGGTGCAGGCACGTTTCATCCGGCCACGTTCCTGCGATCACTCGGACCGGAACCATGGCGGGCGGCCTATGCGCAGCCCTGCCGCCGTCCGACTGATGGCCGCTATGGCGAAAACCCCAACCGTCTCCAGCACTATTATCAGTACCAAGTCGTGCTGAAGCCTGCACCGGACAATATCCAAGAGCTGTATCTAGAGAGTCTGTCCCGGCTGGGAATCAATCCAAAGGAGCACGACATTCGCTTCATCCAAGACGATTGGGAGTCGCCGACGCTGGGAGCCTGGGGACTTGGCTGGGAGGTGCGTCTGGATGGAATGGAAATTACCCAGTTTACCTACTTTCAGGAGATCGGCGGGATTGAACTGGCTCCGATCACGGGCGAAATCACGTACGGCACGGAGCGCATCGCCATGTATCTGCAAGCGGTGGACAACGTGTTCGACCTGGTCTGGACGGACTCGATCAAGTATGGCGATATTCACCATGAAACTGAGGTGCAGGGGTCGCGGTACAACTTCGAGGAAGCGGACGTCAGCATGCTCATGCAAGCGTTCCAGGCAAACGAAGCCGAGTGCAAACGATTGCTCGCGCAGGCCGACAAGCGCTTGACCTTGCCCGCTTACGACTATTGCATCAAATCATCCCATGCGTTCAATCTCTTGGATGCGCGCGGCGCCATCAGTGTCGCGGAACGGACCGGTTACATTGCGCGGGTGCGGGCGCTGGCGAGGCAATGTGCCGAGCGCTATATCGAGGAGCGGGCTTCGATGGGGCATCCGCTCATGAGGATGCAGGTGACGCATCGATGA